A stretch of Microbacterium sp. 4R-513 DNA encodes these proteins:
- a CDS encoding low temperature requirement protein A, which produces MTVNHVYARMTGRDPHERHRAATPLELLFDLVFVVAFSQIGSQVAHYLELGHLSTALLGGWFATFAVAWAWINYSWLASAYDTDDVFFRIATMVVMIGVIVVALGVPDVFHSIDDGVYLNNGVMVAGYVIMRIATITLWLRVARDDPKGRKTAIAYAVNISIAQVGWIALIFLNLPVGLTIAVATFLQLFELAGPLFAEMRFGRTPWHPHHIAERYGLLVIITLGEVILGTILAISAIVEHQGWSVETGAVAFGGVALAFGMWWVYFSIPWGAVLERHRDRAWAWGYLQIFVFGSLVAVGAGLHVAAYVIEGVAHVDATFAALSIAIPVLLYETLLFVLYSLLLLQVDTFHVWLYLGVIAVLALGVAAVALGASLAVGILIIACSPVVVVVGYETVGWRHGQEMLARALRD; this is translated from the coding sequence ATGACCGTGAACCACGTCTATGCGCGGATGACGGGGCGCGACCCGCACGAGCGCCACCGGGCGGCCACGCCCCTCGAGCTGCTCTTCGACCTCGTCTTCGTTGTCGCGTTCAGCCAGATCGGCTCGCAGGTGGCGCACTACCTCGAGCTGGGCCACCTCTCGACGGCGCTCCTGGGCGGCTGGTTCGCGACATTCGCGGTCGCGTGGGCGTGGATCAACTACTCCTGGCTCGCCTCCGCCTACGACACGGACGACGTCTTCTTCCGCATCGCGACGATGGTCGTGATGATCGGGGTCATCGTCGTGGCGCTCGGGGTGCCCGATGTCTTCCACTCGATCGACGACGGCGTCTATCTCAACAACGGCGTCATGGTCGCCGGCTACGTCATCATGCGCATCGCGACGATCACGCTGTGGCTGCGGGTGGCGAGGGACGATCCGAAGGGCAGGAAGACCGCGATCGCGTACGCCGTCAACATCTCCATCGCGCAGGTGGGCTGGATCGCCCTCATCTTCCTCAACCTGCCCGTCGGGCTGACGATCGCCGTCGCGACGTTCCTGCAGCTGTTCGAGCTCGCCGGTCCGCTGTTCGCCGAGATGCGGTTCGGCCGCACGCCCTGGCATCCGCACCACATCGCCGAGCGCTACGGGCTGCTCGTCATCATCACGCTCGGCGAGGTGATCCTCGGCACGATCCTCGCGATCTCGGCCATCGTCGAGCACCAGGGCTGGTCCGTCGAGACGGGCGCCGTCGCCTTCGGCGGCGTCGCCCTCGCCTTCGGCATGTGGTGGGTCTACTTCTCGATACCGTGGGGCGCGGTTCTGGAACGGCACCGGGATCGCGCGTGGGCATGGGGCTACCTGCAGATCTTCGTCTTCGGCTCGCTCGTCGCGGTCGGCGCGGGGCTGCATGTGGCGGCATACGTCATCGAGGGGGTCGCGCACGTGGATGCCACCTTCGCGGCGCTGTCCATCGCCATCCCCGTGCTGCTCTACGAGACGCTCCTCTTCGTGCTGTATTCGCTGCTCCTCCTGCAGGTCGACACCTTCCACGTCTGGCTCTACCTCGGCGTGATCGCGGTGCTCGCCCTGGGCGTGGCGGCGGTCGCGCTGGGCGCATCCTTGGCAGTCGGCATCCTGATCATCGCCTGCTCCCCCGTCGTCGTGGTCGTCGGATACGAGACGGTCGGCTGGCGTCACGGGCAGGAGATGCTCGCTCGCGCTCTGAGGGACTGA